The Burkholderia lata genome contains a region encoding:
- the rpmI gene encoding 50S ribosomal protein L35: MPKMKTKKSAAKRFVVRPGGTVKRGQAFKRHILTKKTTKNKRHLRGATAVHDSDLNSVRAMLPFA, translated from the coding sequence ATGCCTAAGATGAAGACCAAGAAGAGTGCTGCAAAGCGCTTCGTGGTGCGTCCGGGCGGTACCGTCAAGCGCGGTCAAGCCTTCAAGCGTCACATCCTGACCAAGAAAACCACGAAGAACAAGCGTCACCTGCGCGGCGCAACGGCAGTTCATGATTCCGATCTGAACTCCGTCCGCGCGATGCTGCCGTTCGCGTAA
- the pheS gene encoding phenylalanine--tRNA ligase subunit alpha translates to MDLDQIVADAQQSFEQAADITTLENEKARFLGKSGALTELLKGLGKLDPEARKTEGARINVVKQQVEAALTARRQALADALLNQRLTAEAIDVTLPGRGAGAGSLHPVMRTWERVEQIFGSIGFDVADGPEIETDWYNFTSLNSPENHPARSMQDTFYVEGKDADGRQLLLRTHTSPMQVRYARMNRPPIKVIAPGRTYRVDSDATHSPMFNQVEGLWIDENISFADLKGVYTDFLKKFFERDDILVRFRPSYFPFTEPSAEIDMMFEQGKNAGKWLEISGSGQVHPTVIRNMGLDPERYIGFAFGSGLERLTMLRYGVQDLRLFFENDLRFLRQFA, encoded by the coding sequence ATGGATCTGGACCAGATTGTCGCCGACGCGCAGCAGTCCTTCGAACAGGCTGCCGACATCACCACGCTCGAAAACGAGAAAGCACGATTTCTCGGCAAGTCGGGTGCGCTGACCGAGTTGCTGAAGGGCCTCGGCAAGCTCGATCCCGAAGCACGCAAGACCGAAGGTGCACGCATCAATGTCGTGAAGCAGCAGGTTGAAGCCGCGCTGACCGCCCGTCGCCAGGCACTGGCCGACGCGCTGCTGAATCAGCGCCTCACTGCCGAAGCGATCGACGTGACGTTGCCGGGTCGCGGCGCCGGTGCAGGCAGCCTGCACCCCGTGATGCGCACGTGGGAGCGTGTCGAACAGATTTTCGGCTCGATCGGTTTCGATGTGGCCGACGGCCCCGAAATCGAGACCGACTGGTACAACTTCACGTCGCTGAACAGCCCGGAGAACCATCCGGCGCGTTCGATGCAGGACACCTTCTACGTCGAAGGCAAGGATGCCGACGGCCGCCAGCTGCTGCTGCGCACGCACACGAGCCCGATGCAGGTGCGTTACGCGCGCATGAACCGTCCGCCGATCAAGGTGATCGCGCCGGGCCGCACGTATCGCGTCGACAGCGATGCGACCCACTCGCCGATGTTCAATCAGGTCGAGGGGCTGTGGATCGACGAAAACATCAGCTTCGCCGACCTCAAGGGCGTCTATACCGACTTCCTGAAAAAATTCTTCGAGCGCGACGACATCCTCGTGCGCTTCCGTCCGTCGTATTTCCCGTTCACGGAACCGTCGGCCGAGATCGACATGATGTTCGAGCAAGGCAAGAACGCCGGCAAGTGGCTCGAGATCTCCGGTTCGGGGCAGGTGCATCCGACCGTGATTCGCAACATGGGCCTCGATCCCGAGCGCTACATCGGCTTTGCGTTTGGCAGCGGCCTCGAGCGCCTGACGATGCTGCGCTACGGCGTCCAGGATCTCCGGCTGTTCTTCGAGAACGACCTGCGTTTCCTGCGCCAGTTCGCGTAA
- the pheT gene encoding phenylalanine--tRNA ligase subunit beta, producing the protein MQFPESWLRTFVDPQLTTDELSHALTMAGLEVESLSKAAPPTSKIVVGRVLEVVKHPDADKLNVCQVDAGTGATLNIVCGAPNVAPGIKVPVALVGAELPPAEEGGKPFAIKLSKLRGVESQGMLCSARELKLSEDHSGLLVLPEDTPVGQDIRETLNLDDTIFEIKLTPNKADCLSVFGIARETAAITGAPLTPVDIRPVRVELDETLPVRIAAPDLCGRFSGRVIRGVNAHAKTPQWMVERLARSGQRSVSALVDISNYVMFELGRPSHVFDLDKIHGGIEVRWGKRGESLKLLNGNTVELDETVGVISDGRQVESLAGIMGGDSTAVTLDTTNIYLEAAFWWPDSIRGRARKYNFSTDAAHRFERGVDYATTVEHVERITQLILEICGGKAGPVDDQSVNLPQRAPVKMRVSRANRIIGVQIGADEIASIFTRLGLPFEREDDAFLVTPPSHRFDIEIEEDLIEEVARIYGFEKIPARPPVATSEMRATNETRRSIHDIRHALAARDYAETVNFSFVDAEWEQDFAGNDHPIRLLNPIASQLSVMRTTLFGSLISVLRHNLNRRADRVRLFEAGRVFLTDAASKAGELTVEGYVQPKRVGALAYGPALDEQWGAETRPVDFFDVKGDLEALLAPAAARFVKAEHPALHPGRSARIEVDGRAVGWIGELHPRLMQKYELPHAPVMFEVDADALIARALPAPTDVSKFPPVRRDIAVVVDQAVEVQALFDEMKKALAEEACRFVQKVVLFDEFRAKSNTSGGLAAHEKSLAFRVTLQDAAGTLQDEVVDQAIQTLVERMARAGARLRG; encoded by the coding sequence ATGCAATTCCCTGAATCCTGGTTGAGAACCTTTGTCGACCCGCAGCTGACGACCGACGAACTGTCGCACGCGCTGACGATGGCGGGGCTCGAAGTCGAATCGCTGAGCAAGGCTGCGCCGCCGACGTCGAAGATCGTCGTCGGCCGCGTGCTCGAAGTCGTCAAGCATCCGGATGCGGACAAGCTCAATGTCTGCCAGGTCGACGCCGGCACCGGCGCGACGCTGAATATCGTCTGCGGCGCACCGAACGTCGCGCCCGGCATCAAGGTACCGGTCGCGCTGGTCGGTGCGGAACTGCCGCCGGCAGAAGAGGGCGGCAAGCCGTTCGCGATCAAGCTGTCGAAGCTGCGCGGCGTGGAGAGCCAGGGGATGCTGTGCTCGGCACGCGAGCTGAAGCTGTCCGAGGATCACAGCGGGCTGCTGGTGTTGCCGGAAGACACGCCGGTCGGCCAGGACATCCGCGAGACGCTCAATCTCGACGACACGATCTTCGAAATCAAGCTGACGCCGAACAAGGCCGACTGCCTGTCCGTGTTCGGCATTGCACGCGAGACGGCCGCGATCACCGGCGCGCCGCTGACGCCGGTCGACATCCGCCCGGTGCGCGTCGAGCTCGACGAGACGCTGCCGGTGCGCATTGCCGCGCCCGATCTGTGCGGTCGCTTCTCGGGTCGCGTGATCCGTGGCGTGAACGCGCATGCGAAGACGCCGCAGTGGATGGTCGAGCGCCTCGCGCGTTCCGGCCAGCGCAGCGTGTCGGCGCTCGTCGACATCTCGAACTACGTGATGTTCGAGCTCGGCCGCCCGTCGCACGTGTTCGATCTCGACAAGATCCACGGCGGTATCGAGGTGCGCTGGGGCAAGCGCGGCGAATCGCTGAAGCTGCTCAACGGCAACACGGTCGAACTCGACGAAACGGTCGGCGTGATTTCGGACGGCCGTCAGGTCGAAAGCCTGGCCGGCATCATGGGCGGTGACAGCACGGCCGTCACGCTCGATACGACCAACATCTACCTGGAAGCCGCATTCTGGTGGCCGGACAGCATCCGCGGCCGTGCGCGCAAGTACAACTTCTCGACCGATGCGGCTCATCGCTTCGAGCGCGGCGTCGACTACGCGACGACCGTCGAACACGTCGAGCGCATTACGCAACTGATTCTCGAAATCTGCGGCGGCAAGGCCGGCCCGGTCGACGATCAGTCGGTGAACCTGCCGCAGCGCGCGCCGGTGAAGATGCGCGTATCGCGCGCGAACCGCATCATCGGCGTGCAGATTGGCGCCGACGAGATCGCCAGCATCTTCACGCGCCTCGGCCTGCCGTTCGAGCGTGAAGACGATGCGTTCCTCGTCACGCCGCCGTCGCATCGCTTCGACATCGAGATCGAGGAAGACCTGATCGAGGAAGTGGCGCGCATCTACGGCTTCGAAAAGATCCCGGCGCGTCCGCCGGTCGCGACGAGCGAAATGCGCGCGACCAACGAGACGCGGCGCTCGATTCACGACATCCGTCACGCGCTCGCCGCGCGCGACTACGCGGAAACCGTCAACTTCAGCTTCGTCGATGCGGAGTGGGAGCAGGATTTCGCGGGCAACGACCATCCGATCCGTCTGCTGAACCCGATCGCGAGCCAGTTGTCGGTGATGCGCACGACGCTGTTCGGCAGCCTGATTTCCGTGCTGCGCCACAACCTGAACCGCCGCGCGGATCGTGTGCGCCTGTTCGAGGCCGGTCGCGTGTTCCTTACCGATGCGGCGTCGAAGGCCGGTGAGCTGACGGTCGAGGGCTACGTGCAGCCGAAGCGCGTCGGTGCGCTTGCCTATGGTCCGGCGCTCGACGAGCAGTGGGGCGCGGAAACCCGCCCGGTCGATTTCTTCGACGTGAAGGGCGATCTCGAGGCGCTGCTCGCGCCCGCGGCCGCACGCTTCGTGAAGGCCGAGCATCCGGCCCTCCATCCGGGCCGCAGCGCGCGCATCGAAGTCGATGGCCGTGCGGTCGGCTGGATCGGCGAACTGCACCCGCGCCTGATGCAGAAGTACGAGCTGCCGCACGCGCCGGTGATGTTCGAGGTCGACGCGGACGCGCTGATTGCGCGTGCATTGCCCGCGCCGACCGACGTGTCGAAATTCCCGCCGGTTCGTCGCGATATTGCCGTGGTCGTCGATCAGGCGGTCGAGGTTCAGGCACTTTTCGACGAAATGAAGAAGGCGCTTGCCGAAGAGGCCTGCCGATTCGTTCAGAAGGTTGTACTCTTCGACGAATTTCGTGCAAAATCAAATACTTCCGGTGGTCTTGCCGCGCACGAGAAGAGCCTTGCCTTCCGTGTGACGCTGCAGGACGCGGCTGGCACGCTACAGGACGAGGTCGTCGATCAGGCGATCCAGACGCTGGTCGAGCGGATGGCTCGTGCTGGTGCGCGTCTGCGCGGCTAA
- the rplT gene encoding 50S ribosomal protein L20: MPRVKRGVTARARHKKIINLAKGYRGRRNNVYRIAKQAVMRAGQYAYRDRRNKKRVFRALWITRINAAVRQHDMTYSVFINGLKKASIELDRKVLADMAVFDKAAFAAIVKQVKAAVAA; encoded by the coding sequence ATGCCTCGAGTCAAACGTGGGGTAACCGCACGGGCCCGCCACAAGAAGATCATCAACCTGGCCAAGGGTTATCGCGGCCGCCGCAATAACGTCTACCGCATCGCCAAGCAGGCGGTGATGCGCGCTGGTCAGTACGCGTACCGCGATCGCCGCAACAAGAAGCGTGTGTTCCGCGCACTGTGGATCACGCGTATCAACGCGGCAGTTCGCCAGCACGACATGACCTACAGCGTGTTCATCAACGGCCTGAAGAAGGCGTCGATCGAACTCGACCGTAAGGTTCTGGCCGACATGGCGGTGTTCGACAAGGCTGCTTTTGCTGCGATCGTCAAGCAGGTGAAAGCCGCCGTTGCAGCCTAA